In Vicia villosa cultivar HV-30 ecotype Madison, WI linkage group LG7, Vvil1.0, whole genome shotgun sequence, the DNA window TTAGTTCTGCCAAATGAAATGTTTAATTTTGTATTTTGAGGAATATATCGTTTCAAAGGTTAGAGTTTAATTATTCTTTTCCGAGTTCTTGCAGTGCTTAAAAGAGATTATAATGAGTATAATAAAACTCTTGTATTTTGATTTAACCATTTTTTGTGTGTCAGAATGAAGCTTAGATCTTTAGTTGTCCTTCTACGTCTCCTTAGCCTTACTTCACTTTTCGTGAAATGGTATTATTTATCTTCTCGACAAAATGACCTAGAGGCAAGTCGTCATCAACCCTTATCAAATTTCTGTGGTGCATGTTTCTAgccatgataaataatatatatgttgaatTAAAAATGCAGACTTACATTGTCTACACCGGAGAGgcattggctaatatgcataaggattttccttatgcaccatgcataagtcaatttaagccattggatcatattTTTAATCTAGTATTGAGTATTAAGtactgagtattgagtattgactaTTGAGTGGTAAGTATTGAGTATCgagtaataattataatttgatcTAATAATCCAATGGTCAATAATactctatgcacggtgcatagatttttatctatgcaccgtAACTGCACCCCACCGGAGATCCCTTCAAAGATGAAGCTACTTCGTTGCAACATTACAATTACTTGATACAACAAGCTGCAGACAGGTTACTTAATTACTTTTGCCATTTTTTATGCACAAAGTAACATCTGATAAATTTTAAagaaatagaaaacaaaaacTTGACTTCTTTAACTTACCATTTTAGCAACTCAGCACCAAAGAATATTTTGTACTATTACTGGCATACTTTCAGTGGATTTGTCGTGAACCTAACCAAGAAAGAAGCCGATAGAATGGCTGGTGAGTTTTCAGTCTATTTTTTTCTACTTAATATATAactattcattcttttctttACTATTTATAAATTTGTTAACTATGAATTATTGTGATGTAGTACTCGATGAAGTTGTTAGTGTTTTTCGAAATGAAAATTATACACTCCTTACAATATAGATAATGTTACAACAAAGGATGGCATATCAGTGGCTTTGTGCAAAAAAGAGAAATAATGTAAGTTACATATCAATTATATAATCGAGAGAGGCATCGCTCGAAGAGTAGTCTTTCAAAGATCGAAGATAATTCACTTGAGTAAGATCAACACATGTTAGAACATGAAGGATAAGTTGATCTGCATTAAGATAACTACTTTGGAACTTGCATAAGAAAAACCTGTCAACTTAGAAtcctttaggctatgtttgagagtttggagggaaagcgaggggagggctttgaaaaatagaaagaattgggtgaaaaagataaaaggattttgggtaggagggttttggaggatttgagtttattcataacaccaaaaaccccataaaatagggaactcaaaaattgtattgaaggagggttttggagggttttgaagggcttacataaattttccaaatatcttttaggttgttatagtattttgaaaattaaaaatttagtaatgataatgactcttttatcattctaaacaaaatcattttttcaaaaatgtcaaatattttcctttattttttttaaaattttgtttttggaagccttcccctcccctcccctccaaactcccaaacataacctTAAGGGCCTAGTTTGAATCATAAACTGTTTTCGGAATTCATTTGTTGAAGTTGCTAAAAATCGCGGTAACATATGCTAAAATTTTGGGAAGTAAAAAGTGAAAAGTTACTTCCCTTTACATTATCCGTGAAAGACTGTTTCTTATAAACAATTACTCTTTTGGTTTCCATGTTTATTATTGCTTCTTTGTTTTTGCGTTACTTCCTCCGTTTACTTCTTTTAGTTTGTTCGAGTGTTGGTAATGAAATAAATGTTTC includes these proteins:
- the LOC131617592 gene encoding cucumisin-like, with product MKLRSLVVLLRLLSLTSLFVKWYYLSSRQNDLETYIVYTGDPFKDEATSLQHYNYLIQQAADSNSAPKNILYYYWHTFSGFVVNLTKKEADRMAVLDEVVSVFRNENYTLLTI